Proteins from a genomic interval of Streptomyces sp. TLI_235:
- a CDS encoding 3-oxoacyl-[acyl-carrier protein] reductase: MTTNHQARTHEPAAARVAVVTGGSRGIGRAVSRKLAQDGLAVVVNYAHDAAAAEETVAAITASGGRAICVQADVADESAVATVFDRAEKEFGGVDVVVNSAGRLALSPIADLDLAVLDAVHRTNIRGAFVVAQQAARRLRAGGSFVGFSTSVVGSQFPAYGAYAASKGAIESITLILARELRGRDVTVNTVAPGPTATDMFLDGKTPEQVDQLAKTPPLERLGSPEDIANVVAFLTSPEGHWVNGQILRANGGMV; encoded by the coding sequence ATGACCACGAACCACCAAGCTCGAACCCATGAACCGGCGGCCGCGCGGGTTGCCGTCGTCACCGGAGGATCACGCGGCATCGGCCGGGCGGTCTCCCGCAAGCTCGCCCAGGACGGCCTGGCCGTCGTGGTGAACTACGCCCACGACGCGGCTGCCGCCGAGGAGACGGTGGCAGCGATCACCGCTTCCGGCGGGCGGGCGATCTGCGTGCAGGCGGACGTGGCGGACGAGAGCGCGGTGGCCACGGTGTTCGACCGGGCGGAGAAGGAGTTCGGCGGCGTGGATGTCGTCGTCAACTCCGCCGGTCGACTCGCTCTGTCACCCATCGCCGACCTCGACCTCGCAGTGCTCGACGCCGTGCACCGCACCAACATCCGCGGCGCTTTCGTCGTCGCCCAGCAGGCGGCCCGGCGCCTGCGTGCGGGCGGCTCCTTCGTGGGGTTCTCGACCTCCGTGGTCGGCAGTCAATTCCCCGCGTACGGCGCGTACGCGGCGAGCAAGGGCGCCATCGAGTCGATCACGCTGATCCTCGCCCGCGAGCTGCGCGGACGGGACGTCACCGTGAACACCGTCGCCCCCGGGCCCACGGCCACGGACATGTTCCTCGACGGCAAGACGCCCGAACAGGTCGACCAGCTCGCCAAGACCCCGCCGCTGGAGCGGCTGGGCAGCCCGGAGGACATCGCCAACGTGGTCGCGTTCCTCACCAGCCCGGAAGGGCACTGGGTCAACGGCCAGATCCTGCGTGCCAACGGGGGCATGGTGTGA
- a CDS encoding NADP-dependent 3-hydroxy acid dehydrogenase YdfG: MSAQSKVVVITGASSGFGNRTARALAEAGHIVYAGMRATTSRNAPAVAALAQVEKDRGVRITAVEMDVREQGSVDAAIDHVMADQGRIDVVVHNAGHMVLGPAEAFTVAQLADLYDVNVLSTQRVNRTVLPIMRPQGRGLLVWVGSSSTRGGHPPFLAPYFAAKAAMDALAESYAAELIKFGIETTLVVPGAYPSGTNHFTHAGAPADTARAAEYDEPYGRLRDTMTEALSRIFPPGREAQEVADEIVRVVGLPHGERPFRTHVDPSRDGSEVVSIMYDRIRAEFFHRVGIDELLTPRASL; the protein is encoded by the coding sequence GTGAGTGCGCAGTCGAAGGTCGTGGTGATCACCGGCGCATCCAGTGGCTTCGGGAACCGCACCGCACGGGCCCTGGCCGAGGCCGGCCACATCGTGTACGCCGGCATGCGTGCCACCACCAGCCGCAACGCACCCGCCGTCGCCGCGCTCGCCCAGGTCGAGAAGGACCGCGGCGTGCGGATCACCGCTGTGGAGATGGACGTCCGGGAACAGGGATCGGTCGACGCCGCCATCGACCACGTGATGGCGGACCAGGGACGGATCGACGTCGTGGTGCACAATGCCGGCCACATGGTGCTCGGACCGGCCGAGGCATTCACCGTCGCCCAGCTCGCCGACCTCTACGACGTCAATGTGCTGTCCACGCAACGCGTGAACCGCACGGTGCTGCCGATCATGCGCCCCCAGGGACGAGGGCTGCTCGTGTGGGTCGGATCCAGCTCGACCCGCGGTGGACATCCGCCCTTCCTGGCACCCTACTTCGCGGCCAAAGCCGCGATGGACGCGCTCGCCGAGAGCTACGCCGCCGAGCTGATCAAGTTCGGCATCGAGACCACCCTCGTCGTCCCCGGCGCCTATCCGAGCGGCACCAACCACTTCACTCACGCCGGCGCACCGGCTGACACCGCCCGTGCCGCAGAGTACGACGAGCCCTACGGGCGGCTCAGGGACACGATGACCGAGGCCCTGAGCCGCATCTTCCCGCCGGGACGTGAGGCCCAGGAAGTGGCTGACGAAATCGTCCGTGTCGTCGGTCTGCCCCATGGGGAACGACCGTTCCGCACCCATGTCGATCCCAGCCGCGACGGCAGCGAAGTGGTCTCCATCATGTACGACCGGATTCGCGCGGAGTTCTTCCACCGTGTCGGCATCGACGAATTGCTCACTCCCCGCGCCAGCCTCTGA
- a CDS encoding carbohydrate ABC transporter substrate-binding protein (CUT1 family), with protein sequence MTVNKPPAVAVSSKTRPVLLAACAATLAMTVAACGGAAPDKTTKDGFAQAAQTDGAVTVWVDSTRLAAAKQYQELHPEVKLDIVTYDGDANGSNYLQTKVQLFNRTGKGWPDVVFSSQNNEATWAVDAGFAAPLDKGLIPAETLGQFAKGANDVCTVNGTVYCLRNDLSQAVLWYNAPLMKQFGYTVPKTWEEYQALGEKVAAEHPGYLVGDAGDSYTPEIYLWASKCEANHITGPKAVTANTSGENCTKMAKLMDGLIKNKSMSVSGVFSTEFAKNQADKVLLMPGPAWYGGAVFKDTLKTPDKTIAVAPIPQWQGETAPSTGNVGGGTWLLSQHSTHLKAATDFLKWVTTDNAYQGEKSPGFPAYAPAAENWLKAQGTSGYFAGDLGALKDASSQVWPGWGSGQYSQEAIWAATVKPGLTQGQTIGSLLPAWHDAIVKHAESFGYKVSS encoded by the coding sequence ATGACCGTCAACAAGCCTCCGGCCGTCGCAGTGTCCAGCAAGACACGACCGGTGTTGCTGGCCGCCTGCGCGGCCACCTTGGCAATGACCGTGGCCGCCTGTGGTGGTGCGGCTCCCGACAAGACCACCAAGGACGGCTTCGCCCAGGCGGCGCAGACGGACGGAGCGGTGACGGTCTGGGTCGACTCGACCCGACTGGCCGCCGCGAAGCAGTACCAGGAGCTCCACCCCGAGGTGAAGCTGGACATCGTCACCTACGATGGCGACGCCAACGGGTCCAACTACCTCCAGACCAAGGTCCAGCTCTTCAACCGGACCGGCAAGGGTTGGCCCGACGTCGTCTTCAGCTCCCAGAACAACGAGGCCACCTGGGCGGTCGACGCCGGCTTCGCCGCGCCGCTCGACAAGGGTCTGATCCCGGCGGAGACCCTCGGGCAGTTCGCCAAGGGCGCCAACGACGTCTGCACGGTCAACGGCACCGTCTACTGCCTGCGCAACGACCTCTCCCAGGCGGTGCTCTGGTACAACGCGCCGCTGATGAAGCAGTTCGGCTACACCGTCCCGAAGACCTGGGAGGAGTACCAGGCGCTCGGCGAGAAAGTGGCCGCCGAGCACCCGGGCTACCTGGTGGGCGACGCGGGCGACTCCTACACCCCCGAGATCTACCTCTGGGCGAGCAAGTGCGAGGCCAACCACATCACCGGTCCCAAGGCCGTCACGGCGAACACCAGCGGTGAGAACTGCACCAAGATGGCCAAGCTCATGGACGGGCTGATCAAGAACAAGTCCATGTCCGTCAGCGGCGTCTTCAGCACCGAGTTCGCCAAGAACCAGGCCGACAAGGTCCTGCTGATGCCCGGCCCGGCGTGGTACGGCGGCGCGGTGTTCAAGGACACCCTGAAGACCCCGGACAAGACGATCGCCGTGGCCCCGATCCCCCAGTGGCAGGGCGAGACCGCGCCGTCCACCGGCAACGTCGGCGGCGGCACCTGGCTGCTGTCGCAGCACTCCACCCACCTCAAGGCGGCCACCGACTTCCTGAAGTGGGTCACCACCGACAACGCCTACCAGGGCGAGAAGTCCCCCGGCTTCCCGGCGTACGCGCCCGCCGCCGAGAACTGGCTCAAGGCGCAGGGCACCTCCGGGTACTTCGCCGGTGACCTCGGCGCCCTCAAGGACGCCTCCTCCCAGGTGTGGCCGGGCTGGGGCTCGGGCCAGTACAGCCAGGAGGCCATCTGGGCCGCCACGGTCAAGCCGGGCCTGACCCAGGGCCAGACCATCGGGTCCCTGCTGCCCGCCTGGCACGACGCGATCGTCAAGCACGCCGAGTCGTTCGGATACAAGGTCTCGTCGTGA
- a CDS encoding 4-oxalocrotonate tautomerase, with product MPFANFKVPAGTITAEDKKKIVERTTDLYAEIYGERARPTTVVLIDEVVDGGWGVAGNVLTAAMLNGDA from the coding sequence ATGCCTTTCGCCAACTTCAAGGTTCCCGCGGGCACCATCACCGCCGAGGACAAGAAGAAGATCGTCGAGCGCACCACCGACCTGTACGCGGAGATCTACGGTGAACGGGCCCGTCCCACCACTGTCGTGCTCATCGACGAGGTCGTCGACGGCGGCTGGGGTGTCGCCGGCAACGTCCTGACTGCCGCCATGCTCAACGGCGACGCCTGA
- a CDS encoding DNA-binding FadR family transcriptional regulator, translating into MNDTPTTEAALPPQASPAVAAAVNGSGAEQRDYRPGYEIVSEQILEYIAGERLVPGDRLPTEHDLAKTLNTSRAVVREAVKILSALGRVRAHKGRGLFVADDEGMLITSRWGGFFRPVDLDHVLMLFEFRKVQETAAARFAATRATPAELRTIEVAMQQCRHGVVHSQVDVFNQADDDFHTAVATAAHNTFLLSAVRDARRLQRQSSSIGIHGMLGEAARAAVEEHEAIYLAIRDGLPDEAAAATAVHLDRTLGDYRREIQRRLFG; encoded by the coding sequence ATGAACGACACGCCCACGACCGAAGCGGCCCTGCCACCGCAGGCCTCTCCCGCCGTCGCGGCGGCGGTGAACGGCTCGGGCGCGGAGCAGCGGGACTACCGGCCCGGATACGAGATCGTGTCGGAGCAGATCCTCGAGTACATTGCCGGGGAACGCCTGGTACCGGGCGACCGGCTGCCCACCGAGCACGATCTGGCCAAGACGCTCAACACCAGCAGGGCGGTGGTGCGGGAGGCCGTGAAGATCCTCTCCGCGCTCGGCCGCGTCCGGGCGCACAAGGGGCGCGGTCTGTTCGTCGCCGACGACGAGGGCATGCTCATCACCAGCCGCTGGGGCGGTTTCTTCCGGCCGGTCGACCTCGATCACGTCCTCATGCTCTTCGAATTCCGCAAGGTTCAGGAGACGGCCGCCGCCAGATTCGCGGCCACCCGGGCCACACCGGCCGAGCTGCGCACCATCGAGGTCGCCATGCAGCAGTGCCGGCACGGGGTCGTCCACAGCCAGGTCGACGTGTTCAACCAGGCGGACGACGACTTCCACACGGCCGTGGCCACCGCCGCGCACAACACCTTCCTGCTCAGCGCCGTTCGCGATGCCCGTCGACTGCAGCGGCAGTCCAGCTCCATCGGCATCCACGGCATGCTCGGCGAGGCCGCCAGGGCCGCGGTCGAGGAGCACGAGGCGATCTACCTGGCCATTCGCGACGGCCTCCCCGACGAGGCGGCCGCGGCCACAGCGGTACACCTCGACCGGACGCTGGGGGACTACCGGCGGGAGATCCAGCGACGCCTGTTCGGATAG
- a CDS encoding glycosyl hydrolase family 43, translating to MAPSPSCDSRSVSLWRTALAGLLALLGAFGTVLLPAAQAHAASVAFTLGATRTDQNGNTLQLHGLGIVKVGSTWYGFGEDKTGETSANTSFQDIPCYTSSDLGTWTYQGVALAKQSSGDLGPNRIVERPKVIYNASTSTYVMYLHIDNADYSDAKAGVATSSTPRGPYTYRGGFRPLGNVSRDLGLFQETDGTGYLLTEDRNNGGLRIDRLSADYLSVDSAVALLGGGSIESPAMVKSGGTYYMVGSHLSGWYTNDNVYATATSLSGPWSSWRDLAAPGTNTYDSQTANIITVQGSSGTTYIYAGDRWNTGDLGNSKLIWLPLTIRGTTVNLGQYLTWSLDTAAGTWSAGSGIPSAGTFTLTNAASSMLLDVSGASTSNGGGVIQWPSTGGANQKWTLTRVADNIYTLTSVNSGLCLDVPGYSTGTGVQLQQWTCNGGVNQQWALDLTGSLTGSKYVLVGIGSGLTMGTGGSTSQGVAVDQEAGGSASAASESWTLS from the coding sequence TTGGCCCCCAGTCCTTCATGCGACAGCCGGTCGGTCAGCCTGTGGCGAACCGCACTCGCCGGGCTTCTCGCCCTGCTCGGCGCCTTCGGGACGGTGCTGCTGCCCGCCGCACAGGCCCACGCGGCCTCCGTGGCATTCACCCTGGGAGCCACCCGCACCGACCAGAACGGCAACACACTCCAGCTGCACGGGCTGGGCATCGTCAAGGTGGGGAGCACCTGGTACGGCTTCGGCGAGGACAAGACCGGCGAGACGTCGGCGAACACCTCGTTCCAGGACATCCCCTGCTACACCTCCAGCGACCTCGGCACCTGGACCTACCAGGGCGTGGCACTGGCCAAGCAGAGCAGCGGCGATCTGGGGCCGAACCGGATCGTCGAGCGGCCGAAGGTCATCTACAACGCGTCGACCAGCACGTACGTGATGTACCTGCACATCGACAACGCCGACTACTCCGACGCGAAGGCCGGTGTGGCCACCAGCAGCACCCCCCGCGGCCCGTACACCTACCGGGGCGGCTTCCGGCCGCTGGGCAACGTCAGCCGTGACCTGGGTCTGTTCCAGGAGACCGACGGCACCGGCTACCTGCTGACCGAGGACCGCAACAACGGCGGCCTGCGGATCGACAGACTGTCGGCCGACTACCTCTCGGTGGACAGCGCGGTCGCGCTCCTGGGCGGGGGCAGCATCGAGTCCCCGGCCATGGTGAAGAGCGGCGGCACCTACTACATGGTGGGGTCGCATCTGTCGGGCTGGTACACCAACGACAACGTCTACGCCACCGCCACGTCCCTGAGCGGACCGTGGTCGTCCTGGAGGGACCTGGCCGCCCCCGGCACCAACACGTACGACAGTCAGACGGCCAACATCATCACCGTCCAAGGCTCCTCGGGCACCACGTACATCTACGCGGGGGACCGCTGGAACACCGGCGACCTGGGCAACTCCAAGCTGATCTGGCTCCCGCTGACCATCAGGGGGACGACGGTGAACCTCGGCCAGTACCTCACCTGGTCCCTCGACACGGCCGCGGGCACCTGGTCAGCCGGCAGCGGAATCCCCTCCGCCGGCACCTTCACCCTGACCAACGCGGCCAGTTCGATGCTGCTGGATGTGTCCGGCGCCTCCACCTCCAACGGAGGCGGGGTCATCCAATGGCCGTCGACCGGCGGCGCCAACCAGAAATGGACGCTCACCAGGGTGGCGGACAACATCTACACGCTGACCAGCGTCAACAGCGGACTGTGCCTGGACGTCCCCGGCTACTCGACCGGCACCGGCGTGCAGTTGCAGCAGTGGACCTGCAACGGAGGCGTCAACCAGCAGTGGGCGCTGGACCTCACCGGCAGCCTCACCGGCAGCAAGTACGTGCTGGTCGGCATCGGCAGTGGCCTGACCATGGGCACCGGCGGCTCGACCTCGCAGGGCGTGGCAGTGGACCAGGAGGCCGGCGGCAGTGCAAGTGCTGCCAGTGAGAGCTGGACCCTGTCCTGA
- a CDS encoding alpha-L-fucosidase, producing MPDSIPRRSVLVGMAAMTAAATVGSVAMTTPAYAATTADPLPLPPLRIPQTDLGLEQQPDSKIQWLMDAKLGMFIHWGVYAGPANGEWYMHNAAVTPANYQKYLTDATSEQFTADAYDPAAWAQLAKDFGAKYTTLTARHHDGFALWPLNHPNSWHSGQAPLRRDFVKDYVAAVRAAGLRVGLYYSPIDWRYPGYYDVTGTNCATNPWGYTTDPAHKENARIMKTEVYQSVKELVTQYGVIDDLWWDGGWIAEQGTDAAGAFFWEPGRFRDTANQWPVDAAYGETDSGGNPLGLMGMVRKHQPDIVATSRSGWKGDYDSDEGPGVPSGAIRTGRLVEKVFSVGGTWGYSNSPVMGYGTALNILVNCWVRNMTVMVNVGPDRHGTVPDPQAGLLRQIGTFMTAYGQSIYGTRGGPWNPVDDQYGFTYNGNTFYVHLLPGYSGTTFTTPPVGDAQITRVFDVRSGGTLSCTVSADGRVTVTGIDRTTHPQDSVIGVVLDRSVQPADIAAVKTATADSEETSKGNTAAKAVDGATSTRWCANDGNTGHWLKVDLGSTRSLTGTRIAWELDGANYRYKIEGSTDNIGWTTLADLTATTGTTQVQVSQFRTQARYVRVTVTGLPDGVWASIRNLEVYDRPFGANLGTVKLVNRKSGKVMDVIDASTADGADLVQWPWTGGTNQQWKLVPNSDGSYRLSNVKSGKVLESPGNSTQGANLDQWTGNGGDNQCWRLVPSATSGYYRLVNLRNGWCADVKDASTADGAHVIQWPTTGGDNQDWQILAI from the coding sequence GTGCCGGATTCCATCCCGCGTCGATCGGTTCTCGTCGGCATGGCGGCCATGACGGCGGCCGCCACGGTCGGCTCCGTCGCCATGACGACGCCCGCGTACGCCGCGACGACCGCCGACCCGCTGCCGCTCCCTCCCCTGCGGATCCCGCAGACCGATCTGGGCCTCGAGCAGCAGCCGGACTCCAAGATCCAGTGGCTGATGGACGCCAAGCTGGGGATGTTCATCCACTGGGGCGTGTACGCGGGCCCGGCCAACGGTGAGTGGTACATGCACAACGCCGCGGTCACCCCGGCGAACTACCAGAAATACCTCACCGACGCGACGAGCGAGCAGTTCACCGCCGATGCCTACGACCCGGCGGCCTGGGCCCAGCTGGCGAAGGACTTCGGGGCGAAGTACACGACGCTCACCGCCCGCCACCACGACGGCTTCGCGCTGTGGCCGCTGAACCACCCCAACAGCTGGCACTCCGGGCAGGCGCCGCTCAGGCGTGACTTCGTCAAGGACTACGTCGCAGCGGTACGGGCGGCCGGTCTGAGGGTGGGCCTGTACTACTCGCCGATCGACTGGCGCTACCCCGGCTACTACGACGTGACCGGCACCAACTGCGCGACGAACCCGTGGGGTTACACCACCGATCCCGCGCACAAGGAGAACGCACGGATCATGAAGACCGAGGTGTACCAGTCGGTCAAGGAGCTGGTCACCCAGTACGGCGTGATCGACGACCTGTGGTGGGACGGCGGCTGGATCGCGGAGCAGGGCACCGACGCGGCCGGCGCGTTCTTCTGGGAACCCGGCCGGTTCCGCGACACCGCCAACCAGTGGCCGGTGGACGCCGCGTACGGCGAGACGGACTCCGGCGGCAACCCGCTCGGACTGATGGGCATGGTCCGCAAGCACCAGCCCGACATCGTCGCGACCTCACGCTCCGGCTGGAAGGGCGACTACGACAGCGACGAGGGCCCAGGGGTCCCCAGCGGGGCGATCCGCACGGGCAGGCTCGTCGAGAAGGTCTTCAGCGTCGGTGGCACGTGGGGCTACTCCAACTCCCCTGTCATGGGCTACGGCACCGCCCTGAACATCCTGGTCAACTGTTGGGTGCGGAACATGACCGTGATGGTCAACGTCGGCCCGGACCGGCACGGCACCGTCCCCGACCCCCAGGCCGGCCTGCTGCGGCAGATCGGCACCTTCATGACCGCCTACGGCCAGTCCATCTACGGCACGCGCGGCGGGCCGTGGAACCCGGTCGACGACCAGTACGGCTTCACTTACAACGGCAACACCTTCTACGTCCACCTGCTGCCCGGCTACAGCGGAACCACCTTCACCACACCGCCGGTCGGCGACGCGCAGATCACCCGCGTGTTCGACGTGCGGTCCGGCGGCACCCTCTCCTGCACCGTCAGCGCGGACGGCCGGGTCACCGTGACCGGCATCGACCGCACCACCCACCCCCAGGACAGCGTCATCGGCGTCGTCCTCGACCGGAGCGTGCAGCCGGCCGACATCGCCGCCGTCAAGACCGCGACCGCCGACAGCGAGGAGACGTCCAAGGGCAACACCGCGGCCAAGGCGGTCGACGGGGCCACCTCCACCCGCTGGTGCGCCAACGACGGCAACACCGGCCACTGGCTCAAGGTGGACCTCGGCTCGACCCGTTCCCTGACCGGCACCCGCATCGCCTGGGAGCTGGACGGGGCCAACTACCGGTACAAGATCGAGGGCTCCACCGACAACATCGGCTGGACCACGCTGGCCGACCTCACCGCCACGACCGGCACCACCCAGGTCCAGGTCTCCCAGTTCCGCACCCAGGCACGGTACGTGCGCGTCACCGTCACCGGGCTACCGGACGGTGTATGGGCGTCCATCCGCAACCTGGAGGTCTACGACCGGCCTTTCGGCGCGAACCTGGGCACCGTCAAACTGGTCAACCGCAAGAGCGGCAAAGTGATGGACGTCATCGACGCCTCCACCGCCGACGGCGCCGACCTCGTCCAGTGGCCCTGGACCGGTGGCACCAACCAGCAGTGGAAGTTGGTGCCCAACTCGGACGGGTCCTACCGGCTGTCCAACGTCAAGAGCGGCAAGGTCCTCGAGAGCCCCGGCAACTCCACCCAGGGCGCGAACCTCGACCAGTGGACCGGCAACGGCGGCGACAACCAGTGCTGGCGGCTCGTCCCCTCCGCGACCAGCGGCTACTACCGGCTCGTCAACCTCCGCAACGGCTGGTGCGCCGACGTCAAGGACGCGTCCACCGCCGACGGCGCCCATGTCATCCAATGGCCCACCACCGGCGGCGACAACCAGGACTGGCAGATCCTCGCCATCTGA
- a CDS encoding helix-turn-helix protein, with protein sequence MEVMSSAKYTELGAFLRSRRERIRPADVGLPTGPRRRVPGLRREEVAQLAGASVDYYNELERGAGSQPSEQMIAALARALRLSADERDYLFHLAGRPVPAQGGAVSHVHPGMLDLLDRLASTPAQVITDLHVTLVQNPVAVALVGDQTGFRGPRASFVYRWFTEPDARRLYPESDHEAQSRAFAADLRAAAARRDAKDTEATSMIHSLLGASAEFASLWADHDVAFRRDDRKRLNHPTLGLIEVNCLNLFSEDGRQRLLWFTPAAGTDGSGLLDLLAVIGTQEIAEPTP encoded by the coding sequence ATGGAGGTTATGAGTTCTGCGAAGTACACCGAGTTGGGAGCCTTCCTGCGTTCGCGGCGTGAACGCATCCGCCCGGCCGACGTCGGGCTCCCGACCGGGCCCCGGCGCCGGGTTCCCGGGTTGCGCCGCGAGGAGGTCGCCCAGCTCGCCGGAGCATCGGTGGACTACTACAACGAGCTCGAGCGTGGAGCCGGGTCGCAACCGTCCGAGCAGATGATCGCCGCGCTGGCGAGGGCCCTGCGCCTGAGCGCCGACGAACGCGACTACCTGTTCCACCTGGCGGGCCGCCCGGTGCCGGCGCAGGGTGGAGCAGTCTCGCACGTGCACCCCGGCATGCTCGATCTCCTCGATCGTCTGGCGTCGACACCGGCACAAGTCATTACCGACTTGCACGTCACCCTCGTGCAGAACCCGGTCGCGGTGGCCCTGGTCGGAGACCAGACCGGCTTCCGAGGGCCTCGGGCCAGCTTCGTCTACCGGTGGTTCACGGAACCCGACGCTCGACGTCTCTACCCCGAATCCGATCACGAAGCCCAGTCCCGTGCCTTTGCCGCGGATCTACGGGCCGCTGCCGCGCGGAGGGACGCGAAGGACACCGAAGCCACCTCGATGATCCATTCGCTCCTCGGTGCCTCCGCCGAGTTCGCCTCGCTCTGGGCCGACCACGACGTGGCGTTCCGGCGGGACGACCGCAAGCGCCTCAACCACCCCACGCTCGGGCTGATCGAGGTCAACTGCCTCAACCTGTTCAGCGAGGACGGCCGGCAGCGCCTGCTGTGGTTCACTCCCGCAGCCGGTACGGACGGTTCCGGCCTGCTCGACCTGCTCGCGGTCATCGGCACTCAGGAAATCGCCGAACCGACACCTTGA